The following are from one region of the Nitrospirota bacterium genome:
- a CDS encoding response regulator transcription factor, which yields MQKRILIIEDNKDLAHLLEIHLKDLHYDVDLAGDGIAGLAKAEGARYDLIILDLMLPGLDGMEICRRLRGKASYTPILMLTSKSSEVERVIGLEVGADDYVTKPFSIPELLARIKAIFRRVDTLEQNRQKDKLDTIVAGELILNPEKRSVTLKGKAVSLTAKEYDLLLHFVSHPGRVFTRLQLLDSVWGYGHEGYEHTVNSHINRLRAKIEENPAKPRHILTVWGVGYKFTDEDNAGAA from the coding sequence ATGCAGAAACGCATTCTCATTATTGAGGACAATAAGGACCTCGCACACCTCCTAGAGATCCATTTGAAGGATTTGCACTACGACGTCGACCTCGCGGGCGACGGTATAGCAGGCCTTGCCAAGGCCGAGGGTGCGCGATATGATCTCATTATCCTCGACCTCATGCTTCCCGGTCTTGACGGTATGGAGATCTGCAGGCGCCTTCGCGGCAAGGCCTCATATACGCCGATCCTCATGCTGACGTCAAAATCATCGGAAGTCGAGCGCGTTATCGGCCTTGAGGTCGGTGCGGATGACTATGTGACAAAGCCCTTCAGCATTCCCGAACTGCTCGCCCGGATTAAGGCCATCTTTCGCAGGGTTGACACGCTCGAGCAGAATCGTCAGAAGGACAAGCTTGACACCATCGTCGCCGGGGAACTCATCCTGAACCCGGAAAAGCGCAGTGTGACATTGAAAGGGAAAGCCGTTTCCTTGACAGCCAAGGAATATGATCTGCTGCTTCACTTTGTCAGTCATCCCGGCAGGGTTTTCACGCGCCTGCAGTTGCTGGACTCGGTATGGGGATACGGACACGAGGGGTATGAGCACACCGTCAACTCGCACATCAACAGGTTGCGAGCCAAAATCGAGGAGAATCCCGCGAAGCCTCGCCATATATTGACGGTCTGGGGCGTGGGTTACAAATTCACCGATGAGGACAATGCGGGGGCCGCATGA